In Paraburkholderia flava, one genomic interval encodes:
- a CDS encoding CNP1-like family protein, which translates to MKALALVVACAATGVLLAGCSSSRQPSNKDDSAFHYLLDEPSNWVENKVDTLPSLPQPADLLPFEVSGNTPLHFALDAKSVTVGTDGVVRYTVVITSPAGARNVNYEGIRCDTYEWRLYAGIDADHNNWDRTVANDWTRIENGELNAYHAVLYQDYFCANKMPMASAQRIVENVKYKRTATSQIR; encoded by the coding sequence TTGAAAGCACTTGCTCTCGTCGTGGCGTGCGCCGCCACCGGCGTCTTGCTGGCTGGCTGCTCGAGTTCGCGTCAGCCGTCCAACAAGGACGACAGCGCGTTCCATTATCTGCTCGACGAGCCTTCCAACTGGGTCGAAAACAAGGTCGACACGCTGCCATCGCTGCCGCAGCCCGCGGACCTGCTGCCGTTCGAAGTGTCGGGTAATACACCGCTGCATTTCGCACTGGACGCGAAGTCGGTCACCGTCGGTACGGACGGCGTCGTGCGTTATACGGTCGTGATCACGAGCCCGGCCGGCGCGCGCAACGTGAACTACGAAGGCATTCGCTGCGATACGTACGAGTGGCGTCTGTATGCGGGCATCGATGCCGATCACAATAACTGGGATCGCACGGTGGCGAACGACTGGACGCGGATCGAGAACGGCGAGCTGAACGCGTATCACGCGGTGCTCTATCAGGATTATTTCTGCGCGAACAAGATGCCGATGGCGTCCGCACAGCGGATCGTCGAGAACGTGAAGTACAAGCGTACGGCTACGTCGCAGATCCGTTGA
- a CDS encoding GspE/PulE family protein encodes MSSLSRGTARPATGLSDGDSSRHAPTISPNQRPLQAAIAPADEADNAPAVRLLTDTLHEATQRNASDIHVEPAERGWRIRLRIDGVLHEIARPPAHLRDAFVSRVKVLARMDIAERRVPQDGRLRLAVTKNVFEDYRVNSLPTLFGEKLVLRRLEALPEQLTLDALGLDPQQRDTLDAAIRAPHGLVLVTGPTGSGKTLSLYCFLQMLNVESRNLCSVEDPAEIQLAGINQVGVREKAGLTFAVALRAFLRQDPDVIMVGEIRDEETADVAVKAAQTGHLVLSTLHTNDAPAAVARLIDIGVESYNLAAALRLVTAQRLVRRLCPSCRVPAPESPTALHAAGFEAMDLDGWHPYAAVGCASCHGIGYRGRVGIHQVMPVTESMRSLIVARADSTAISALAQRERVGTLRDAALARVRDGTTSLAEALSATETR; translated from the coding sequence ATGTCCTCGCTTTCTCGCGGTACCGCGCGCCCTGCCACTGGCTTGTCCGATGGTGATTCATCGCGGCACGCTCCAACGATCTCTCCGAACCAGCGGCCGCTGCAGGCCGCAATCGCGCCAGCCGACGAAGCCGACAACGCGCCCGCCGTCCGCCTGCTGACCGACACACTGCACGAAGCCACGCAGCGCAACGCATCCGACATCCACGTCGAACCAGCGGAACGCGGTTGGCGCATCAGGTTGCGCATCGACGGCGTGCTGCATGAAATCGCGCGGCCGCCCGCGCATCTACGCGATGCGTTCGTGAGCCGCGTGAAGGTGCTTGCGCGAATGGACATCGCCGAGCGGCGCGTGCCGCAGGACGGCCGGCTGCGTCTTGCCGTCACGAAGAATGTCTTCGAGGATTACCGCGTCAATTCGCTGCCGACGCTGTTCGGCGAAAAGCTCGTGCTGCGACGGCTCGAAGCATTGCCCGAGCAGCTCACGCTCGATGCGCTCGGGCTCGATCCGCAGCAGCGCGATACGCTCGACGCCGCGATCCGTGCACCGCACGGCCTCGTACTCGTCACGGGTCCGACCGGCAGCGGCAAGACGCTGTCGCTGTATTGCTTCCTGCAGATGCTGAACGTCGAGTCGCGCAATCTGTGCTCGGTCGAAGACCCGGCTGAAATCCAGCTGGCCGGCATCAACCAGGTCGGCGTGCGCGAGAAAGCTGGCCTGACGTTCGCGGTCGCGTTGCGCGCATTCCTGCGTCAGGACCCGGACGTCATCATGGTCGGCGAAATCCGCGACGAAGAAACCGCCGACGTCGCCGTGAAGGCCGCGCAAACCGGCCACCTCGTGCTCTCCACGCTGCACACCAACGACGCGCCCGCGGCCGTCGCACGATTGATCGACATCGGCGTCGAGTCCTACAACCTCGCCGCCGCGTTGCGACTCGTCACCGCGCAGCGTCTCGTGCGGCGACTCTGTCCGTCGTGCCGTGTGCCCGCGCCGGAATCGCCGACAGCGTTGCATGCCGCCGGCTTCGAAGCGATGGATCTCGATGGCTGGCATCCGTATGCCGCAGTCGGCTGCGCGTCGTGTCACGGCATCGGCTATCGCGGACGCGTCGGCATCCATCAGGTCATGCCGGTAACCGAGTCGATGCGCTCGCTGATCGTCGCGCGCGCGGACAGCACCGCGATCTCGGCGCTCGCGCAGCGCGAACGGGTCGGTACGCTGCGCGATGCCGCGCTCGCCCGCGTGCGCGACGGCACGACCAGCCTCGCCGAAGCACTGAGCGCGACGGAGACCCGATGA
- a CDS encoding HlyC/CorC family transporter, with protein sequence MEQLPLWAQIGAVFLLLVCSSFFSISETAMMALNRHRLKHLANQGALGAKTTQGLLTRTDRLLSVILIGNNLFNTIIPVLTTSIALHTFGRNNLVLSIATGIVAFLIIVFAEITPKIVGATYPEKIALPASLLIAPLMRVARPLIWFVNLFADGILWVLHINTKGNHEQRLSTEELRTIVLESGSFMPTKHRSILLNLFDLENITVDDVMIPRRRIEALDFDAPFEQILHQLETCYHNKLIVYQGDIDRVLGVLHVRKTLSALHNQELERETLRELLADPYFVPTGTPVFQQLQYFQESRQRTALVVNEYGELQGLVTPEDIIEELIGEFTTSIPRSAASHGGWNEDGECIVAGSMPLRELNRWLHLTLPTDGPKTLNGLILEILEEIPEGDVCVLIGDVKLEVMRSDDQAIRTVKLFRPGPAPKKTKKVSRTA encoded by the coding sequence GTGGAACAACTTCCCTTATGGGCGCAGATCGGCGCCGTCTTTCTGCTGCTGGTCTGCTCGAGCTTCTTTTCCATTTCCGAGACAGCCATGATGGCGTTGAACCGCCATCGCCTGAAGCACCTCGCCAATCAGGGCGCACTCGGTGCGAAGACCACACAGGGTCTGCTGACGCGCACCGACCGTCTGCTCAGCGTGATCCTGATCGGCAACAACCTGTTCAACACGATCATCCCGGTACTGACGACGTCGATCGCGCTGCATACGTTCGGCCGGAACAATCTCGTGCTGTCGATCGCGACCGGGATCGTCGCGTTTCTGATCATCGTCTTCGCGGAGATCACGCCGAAGATCGTTGGCGCAACGTATCCGGAAAAGATCGCGCTGCCGGCCAGCCTGCTGATCGCACCGCTGATGCGCGTCGCGCGGCCGTTGATCTGGTTCGTGAACCTGTTCGCGGACGGCATCCTGTGGGTCCTGCACATCAACACCAAGGGCAATCACGAGCAACGGCTGTCCACTGAAGAACTGCGCACCATCGTGCTCGAATCCGGCAGCTTCATGCCGACCAAGCACCGTAGCATCCTGCTGAACCTGTTCGATCTCGAAAACATCACCGTCGACGACGTGATGATTCCGCGCCGCCGCATCGAAGCGCTCGATTTCGATGCGCCGTTCGAACAGATCCTGCATCAGCTGGAGACCTGCTATCACAACAAGCTGATCGTCTATCAAGGCGACATCGACCGCGTGCTCGGCGTACTCCACGTCCGCAAGACGCTGTCCGCATTACACAATCAGGAGCTCGAGCGCGAAACGCTGCGCGAACTGCTTGCCGACCCGTACTTCGTGCCGACCGGCACGCCCGTGTTCCAGCAGCTTCAGTATTTCCAGGAGAGCCGTCAGCGTACGGCGCTTGTCGTCAACGAGTACGGCGAACTGCAGGGGCTCGTCACGCCCGAAGACATCATCGAAGAACTGATCGGCGAGTTCACCACGTCGATTCCGCGAAGCGCGGCGTCGCACGGCGGATGGAACGAGGACGGCGAGTGCATCGTCGCGGGTAGCATGCCGCTGCGCGAACTGAATCGCTGGCTGCATCTCACGCTGCCCACCGACGGCCCGAAAACGCTCAACGGTTTGATCCTCGAGATACTCGAAGAAATTCCGGAAGGAGACGTGTGCGTGCTTATCGGCGACGTGAAGCTGGAAGTGATGCGCAGCGACGACCAGGCGATACGCACTGTCAAACTGTTCCGTCCGGGTCCCGCACCGAAAAAGACGAAGAAGGTATCGCGCACTGCCTGA
- the proB gene encoding glutamate 5-kinase: protein MRSVIADSRRLVVKVGSSLVTNDGRGLDHAAIGRWAAQIAALRTQGKEVVLVSSGAIAEGMQRLGWTKRPREIDELQAAAAVGQMGLAQVYESRFAEHGIRTAQILLTHADLADRERYLNARSTLLTLLRLGVVPIINENDTVVTDEIKFGDNDTLGALVANLIEGDALIILTDQRGLYTADPRKDPAAQLVEQADAGASELESMAGGAGSSLGRGGMLTKILAAKRAAHSGANTVIASGRESDVLVRLASGEAIGTQLIARTARMAARKQWMADHLQVRGHVVIDDGAVEKLTAGGKSLLPIGVVGVQGAFARGEVIACVSAAGREIARGLTNYSSAEAKLIQRRPSGEIESVLGYMLEPELIHRDNLVIL from the coding sequence ATGCGTTCCGTCATCGCAGATTCCAGGCGATTGGTAGTGAAAGTCGGATCGAGCCTCGTCACGAACGATGGACGCGGACTCGATCATGCTGCGATCGGGCGCTGGGCCGCGCAGATCGCCGCGCTGCGTACGCAGGGCAAGGAAGTGGTGCTCGTCAGCTCGGGTGCAATCGCCGAGGGCATGCAGCGACTCGGCTGGACGAAGCGTCCGCGTGAAATCGACGAATTGCAGGCCGCTGCGGCGGTCGGGCAGATGGGGCTCGCGCAGGTCTACGAAAGCCGCTTTGCCGAACACGGCATTCGTACCGCGCAGATTCTGCTCACGCACGCCGACCTGGCGGATCGCGAGCGCTATCTGAATGCACGCTCCACGCTGCTCACGCTGCTCCGTCTCGGCGTCGTGCCGATCATCAACGAGAACGACACGGTCGTCACCGACGAAATCAAGTTCGGCGACAACGACACGCTCGGCGCACTGGTGGCGAACCTGATCGAAGGCGATGCGCTGATCATTCTCACCGATCAGCGTGGCCTCTACACCGCCGACCCGCGCAAGGATCCCGCAGCACAACTGGTCGAGCAGGCGGACGCCGGTGCGTCTGAGCTCGAATCGATGGCCGGCGGTGCCGGTTCGAGCCTCGGCCGCGGCGGCATGCTGACCAAGATTCTCGCGGCCAAGCGTGCGGCGCACAGCGGTGCGAATACGGTGATCGCGAGCGGCCGGGAGTCGGACGTGCTCGTGCGGCTTGCGTCGGGCGAAGCGATCGGTACGCAGCTGATTGCGCGTACTGCCCGCATGGCGGCGCGCAAGCAATGGATGGCCGATCACCTGCAGGTGCGCGGCCACGTAGTGATCGACGACGGCGCGGTCGAAAAACTGACCGCAGGCGGTAAGAGTCTGCTGCCGATCGGTGTCGTCGGCGTGCAGGGCGCGTTTGCGCGTGGTGAAGTGATTGCGTGTGTCAGCGCGGCTGGGCGCGAGATTGCGCGTGGGCTGACGAACTACAGCAGCGCGGAAGCGAAGCTGATTCAGCGGCGGCCGAGCGGCGAGATCGAATCGGTGCTCGGCTACATGCTCGAGCCTGAACTGATTCACCGCGACAATCTGGTGATCCTCTAA
- a CDS encoding type II secretion system F family protein, with the protein MNYAATATSAETDRSETHEWRFVWHAFDTNGAPRKGTVIAPDTATARAALRRDGLFAVEFAARRPAPKPKANAADVTLFTRQLASLLRAGLPLAPSLDLLSQAPGPHGMPRIVAALARDITTGRDFSSALQRHPAQFGALFCQLVAVGETAGALPSILARIADDRERASAQRAKVRAALTYPAAILLLAVAITAALLVWVVPTFAQIFDSFGAKLPVPTQIVLALSAAAARWSGPVAATICVAGVMFGRLLRRSPAARIRFAQLSLRMPLFGPLLRTLCAARWARALGTLLSAGTPLADAFASLTHATGNAYFDHASAGIASRLRRGERLAAAMRDAGCFPQEVVQPVAVAEESGALDTMLLDVAALGDRQVDEKIGALASLCEPLVIVVLGVLVGGLVIAMYLPIIQLGNVV; encoded by the coding sequence ATGAACTACGCCGCAACCGCAACCTCAGCCGAAACCGATCGCTCCGAGACTCACGAATGGCGCTTCGTCTGGCACGCGTTCGACACCAACGGTGCGCCGCGCAAAGGCACAGTCATCGCACCCGACACCGCCACTGCCCGTGCAGCATTGCGACGCGACGGCCTCTTCGCGGTCGAGTTCGCCGCACGCCGCCCCGCACCGAAGCCAAAAGCGAATGCCGCCGACGTGACGCTGTTCACCCGTCAGCTAGCAAGTCTGCTACGCGCCGGCCTGCCGCTCGCCCCCTCACTCGACCTGCTCAGCCAGGCACCCGGCCCACACGGAATGCCGCGCATCGTCGCGGCACTCGCACGCGACATCACGACCGGCCGCGATTTCTCGTCGGCACTGCAACGACACCCCGCGCAGTTCGGCGCGTTGTTCTGTCAGCTAGTCGCGGTCGGGGAAACAGCAGGCGCGCTGCCGTCGATCCTCGCGCGCATCGCTGACGACCGCGAACGCGCCTCCGCACAGCGCGCGAAGGTACGCGCCGCGCTCACGTATCCGGCGGCAATCCTGTTGCTCGCCGTGGCGATCACGGCAGCGCTCCTCGTCTGGGTCGTGCCGACGTTCGCACAGATCTTCGACAGCTTCGGTGCGAAGCTCCCCGTGCCGACCCAGATCGTGCTCGCGTTGTCCGCTGCGGCTGCGCGCTGGAGCGGCCCCGTCGCAGCCACGATCTGTGTAGCCGGCGTCATGTTCGGCCGGCTGCTGCGGCGCTCGCCCGCAGCACGCATCCGCTTCGCGCAACTGTCGCTGCGCATGCCGCTGTTCGGTCCACTGCTGCGTACGCTGTGCGCGGCCCGGTGGGCACGCGCACTCGGCACGCTGCTATCGGCAGGCACACCGCTCGCCGACGCATTCGCTTCGCTCACTCACGCAACCGGCAACGCGTACTTCGACCACGCAAGCGCCGGCATCGCGTCGCGGCTACGGCGCGGCGAGCGACTCGCCGCTGCGATGCGGGACGCCGGCTGCTTTCCGCAGGAGGTCGTACAGCCGGTCGCGGTGGCAGAGGAATCGGGCGCGCTCGACACGATGCTGCTCGACGTCGCCGCCCTCGGCGATCGTCAGGTCGACGAGAAGATCGGCGCCCTCGCAAGCCTGTGCGAACCGCTCGTGATCGTCGTCCTCGGCGTACTGGTCGGAGGCCTCGTGATTGCGATGTATCTTCCTATCATCCAACTCGGCAACGTGGTGTAG
- the cgtA gene encoding Obg family GTPase CgtA codes for MKFIDEARIEVIAGDGGDGSASMRREKFVPFGGPDGGDGGRGGSVYAVADRNINTLIDYRYAKKHQARNGENGRGADCYGKGGDDITLRMPVGTIITDMDTGELIADLTEHNQTVQVAVGGAGGLGNLHFKSSTNRAPRQKTDGKTGERRMIRLELKVLADVGLLGMPNAGKSTFISSVSNARPKIADYPFTTLAPNLGVVRVGPSRSFVIADIPGLIEGAAEGAGLGHQFLRHLQRTGLLLHIVDLAPFDEAVDPVVEAKAIVNELRKYDEQLYAKTRWLVLNKLDMVPDDERESRVAAFLEGFGWQGPVFEISALTGLGCESLCYAVFDHIAAHSDAQRAAEAEDLAADVRFREGPDGGAAPAQE; via the coding sequence ATGAAGTTCATTGACGAAGCGAGGATTGAAGTCATCGCCGGCGACGGGGGGGATGGCAGCGCGTCGATGCGCCGCGAAAAATTCGTTCCGTTCGGCGGTCCGGATGGCGGCGACGGCGGTCGCGGCGGCAGCGTCTACGCGGTCGCGGATCGCAACATCAACACGTTGATCGACTACCGCTACGCGAAGAAGCATCAGGCGCGCAACGGCGAAAACGGCCGCGGCGCGGATTGCTACGGCAAGGGCGGCGACGACATCACGCTGCGCATGCCGGTCGGCACGATCATTACGGACATGGACACCGGCGAGCTGATCGCCGACCTGACCGAACACAACCAGACCGTTCAGGTTGCAGTGGGCGGCGCAGGCGGCCTCGGCAATCTGCATTTCAAGTCGAGCACGAATCGCGCGCCGCGGCAAAAAACCGACGGCAAAACCGGCGAACGCCGGATGATCCGGCTCGAGCTGAAAGTGCTGGCCGACGTCGGCCTGCTCGGCATGCCGAACGCCGGGAAGTCGACGTTCATTTCATCGGTGTCGAACGCGCGGCCGAAGATCGCCGATTATCCGTTCACGACGCTCGCGCCGAATCTTGGTGTCGTGCGTGTGGGGCCGAGCCGCAGCTTCGTGATCGCGGACATTCCAGGGCTGATCGAAGGCGCTGCGGAAGGTGCCGGGCTGGGGCATCAGTTCCTGCGCCATCTCCAGCGTACGGGTCTGCTGCTGCATATCGTCGATCTCGCGCCGTTCGACGAGGCAGTCGATCCGGTCGTCGAAGCGAAGGCGATCGTCAACGAACTGCGCAAGTACGACGAGCAGCTGTACGCGAAGACTCGCTGGCTGGTGCTGAACAAGCTCGACATGGTGCCCGACGACGAGCGCGAATCGCGTGTCGCCGCGTTTCTCGAGGGCTTCGGCTGGCAAGGTCCCGTGTTCGAAATCTCCGCGCTGACAGGGCTCGGTTGCGAAAGCCTCTGCTATGCGGTGTTCGACCATATCGCTGCGCATTCGGATGCGCAGCGCGCGGCCGAGGCAGAAGATCTGGCCGCCGACGTCCGCTTCCGGGAAGGCCCGGACGGCGGCGCCGCCCCCGCGCAGGAATAA
- the coaE gene encoding dephospho-CoA kinase (Dephospho-CoA kinase (CoaE) performs the final step in coenzyme A biosynthesis.), with translation MFAVGLTGGIGSGKSTVADLFGKLGVTIVDTDVIAHRITAPLGAAMPLIAQTFGPSYVAADGSLDRARMRALIFSDDTARQQLEAITHPLIRAETDRERHAASGPYVIVVVPLLVESGSWKMRVDRVLVVDCSVDTQIARVMRRNGFTREQVQAIIERQATREQRLAAADDTVVNEDASLDALRADVDALHRRYLSLATQN, from the coding sequence ATGTTCGCGGTGGGACTGACGGGCGGCATCGGTAGCGGCAAATCGACGGTCGCGGATCTGTTCGGCAAGCTCGGCGTCACGATTGTCGATACCGACGTGATCGCGCATCGCATCACCGCACCGCTCGGTGCGGCGATGCCGCTGATCGCACAGACGTTCGGACCGTCGTACGTCGCCGCCGACGGCTCGCTCGACCGGGCCCGGATGCGCGCACTGATTTTCAGCGACGACACCGCGCGCCAACAGCTCGAAGCAATCACGCATCCGCTGATCCGTGCGGAAACCGACCGCGAACGGCACGCTGCGTCCGGTCCGTATGTGATCGTCGTCGTGCCGCTGCTCGTCGAATCGGGTAGCTGGAAGATGCGTGTGGATCGTGTGCTGGTGGTCGACTGCAGCGTCGATACGCAGATCGCGCGCGTCATGCGCCGTAACGGATTCACGCGCGAACAGGTGCAGGCGATCATCGAGCGCCAGGCAACACGCGAGCAGCGCCTCGCCGCCGCGGACGACACGGTCGTCAACGAAGACGCGTCACTCGATGCACTACGCGCCGACGTCGACGCGCTGCATCGCCGCTATCTGTCGCTCGCCACGCAAAACTAA
- the rpmA gene encoding 50S ribosomal protein L27, translating to MAHKKAGGSSRNGRDSESKRLGVKVYGGQAINAGGIIVRQRGTRMHPGDNVGIGKDHTLFALTDGHVKFTIKGAAKKQLVNVVPAAV from the coding sequence ATGGCACACAAAAAGGCAGGCGGGTCGTCACGTAACGGCCGCGACTCCGAGTCGAAGCGCCTCGGCGTGAAGGTGTACGGCGGTCAGGCAATCAACGCCGGCGGCATCATCGTGCGTCAACGCGGCACGCGTATGCACCCGGGCGATAACGTCGGCATCGGCAAGGATCACACCTTGTTCGCGCTGACGGACGGCCACGTCAAGTTCACGATTAAGGGCGCAGCCAAGAAGCAACTGGTCAACGTCGTCCCGGCAGCAGTCTGA
- a CDS encoding polyprenyl synthetase family protein, whose product MSSTATPAPNAATLLAPIADDMEQVNRVIRHRLASEVMLINQISEYIISAGGKRLRPALLLLVAGALGETTGYRHELAAVVEFIHTATLLHDDVVDESDLRRGRQTANALFGNAASVLVGDFLYSRSFQMMVGVGKMRVMEILSEATNIISEGEVLQLLNMHDADVDEARYMQVIRYKTAKLFEAAAQLGAVLAGSDAATEKAAAEFGRRIGTAFQIMDDWLDYTGTPESMGKNAGDDLREGKPTLPLIWLIEHGTRAEAALAREAIEQGGTDRFDEIFAAITRSGALDHTLDCAKQEAGAAAEAISSFPDSLYKESLLELCSYSTARQS is encoded by the coding sequence ATGTCGTCGACCGCCACCCCCGCCCCCAACGCCGCCACCCTGCTCGCCCCGATCGCCGATGACATGGAACAGGTGAATCGTGTCATCCGGCATCGCCTGGCGTCCGAGGTGATGCTGATCAACCAGATTTCCGAGTACATCATCAGCGCCGGCGGCAAGAGACTGCGCCCCGCGTTGCTGCTGCTCGTCGCGGGTGCGCTCGGCGAAACCACCGGGTACCGGCACGAACTGGCCGCGGTCGTCGAGTTCATCCATACGGCGACGCTGCTGCATGACGACGTCGTCGACGAATCCGATCTGCGGCGCGGCCGGCAAACGGCCAACGCGCTGTTCGGCAACGCGGCGAGCGTGCTGGTCGGCGACTTCCTGTACTCGCGCTCGTTCCAGATGATGGTCGGTGTCGGCAAGATGCGGGTGATGGAGATTCTTTCCGAAGCGACGAACATCATCTCCGAAGGCGAAGTCCTGCAGTTGCTGAACATGCACGACGCCGACGTCGACGAAGCGCGCTACATGCAGGTGATCCGCTACAAGACTGCCAAGCTCTTCGAAGCCGCCGCACAACTCGGTGCCGTGCTGGCCGGCAGCGATGCCGCAACCGAAAAAGCCGCCGCCGAATTCGGCCGTCGCATCGGCACGGCGTTCCAGATCATGGACGACTGGCTCGACTACACCGGCACGCCGGAATCGATGGGCAAGAACGCCGGCGACGATCTGCGCGAAGGTAAGCCGACGCTGCCGTTGATCTGGCTGATCGAACACGGCACGCGGGCCGAAGCGGCACTCGCGCGCGAAGCGATCGAACAGGGCGGCACCGATCGCTTCGACGAAATTTTCGCGGCCATCACACGCTCCGGCGCACTCGATCACACACTCGACTGCGCGAAGCAGGAAGCAGGCGCCGCGGCCGAGGCAATTTCTTCGTTCCCCGATTCCCTTTACAAGGAAAGCCTGCTAGAATTATGCTCTTACTCGACGGCAAGACAGTCTTGA
- a CDS encoding prepilin peptidase → MTFGLLPPGVQIAFAIVLGLVIGSFLSVVVHRLPIMLERAWRDEVGDATGEQPADDGLPPRYNLWLPRSACTQCGHTLRAWENIPVLSYLLLRGRCSACGTRVSFRYPLLELASAACAVAALVSFGPSLMALAAFGLCATLLATSAIDIDTHLLPDSITLPLLWAGLIVNFDGLFTSLHDAVLGAIAGYLTLWCVHWIFKLVRGIEGMGYGDFKLLAALGAWLGWAALPQIVLIAAVAGAVVGLAATWRGRMRFEEPLPFGPFLAAGGAVTLFVGTPLYLALGG, encoded by the coding sequence ATGACGTTCGGCCTGCTGCCGCCCGGCGTCCAGATCGCGTTTGCGATCGTGCTCGGGCTGGTCATCGGGAGCTTTCTGAGCGTGGTCGTCCATCGTCTGCCGATCATGCTGGAGCGAGCATGGCGCGACGAAGTCGGCGATGCGACCGGCGAGCAACCTGCCGACGATGGCCTGCCGCCCCGCTACAACCTGTGGCTGCCGCGCAGCGCCTGCACGCAGTGCGGCCACACGCTGCGTGCGTGGGAAAACATTCCGGTACTGAGTTATCTATTGCTGCGCGGGCGTTGCTCCGCATGCGGCACGCGCGTGAGCTTCCGTTATCCGCTGCTCGAACTCGCGAGCGCGGCCTGCGCGGTCGCGGCACTCGTCTCGTTCGGCCCCTCGTTGATGGCGCTCGCGGCGTTCGGTCTGTGCGCGACGCTGCTCGCCACCAGTGCGATCGATATCGATACGCACCTGCTGCCGGACTCGATCACGCTCCCGCTGCTGTGGGCCGGATTGATCGTCAACTTCGACGGGCTGTTCACGAGCCTGCACGACGCGGTGCTCGGTGCGATTGCCGGGTATCTGACGCTCTGGTGCGTACACTGGATCTTCAAGCTGGTGCGCGGCATCGAGGGTATGGGTTACGGTGACTTCAAGCTGCTCGCGGCGCTGGGTGCGTGGCTCGGTTGGGCTGCGCTGCCGCAGATCGTGCTGATCGCCGCGGTGGCGGGCGCGGTCGTCGGGCTCGCGGCGACGTGGCGCGGTCGCATGCGCTTCGAAGAGCCGCTGCCGTTCGGGCCGTTTCTCGCAGCCGGCGGCGCGGTGACGCTGTTCGTCGGCACGCCGCTGTATCTCGCACTCGGAGGCTGA
- the rplU gene encoding 50S ribosomal protein L21, with protein MYAVIKTGGKQYKVAVGEKLKVEQIPADIDAEITLDQVLAVGEGESIQFGTPLVSGASVKATVVSHGRHAKVTIFKMRRRKHYQKHGGHRQNYTELRIDAINA; from the coding sequence ATGTACGCGGTCATAAAAACCGGCGGCAAGCAGTATAAGGTTGCTGTCGGCGAAAAATTGAAAGTAGAACAGATACCGGCAGACATTGACGCTGAAATCACGCTCGACCAGGTTCTTGCAGTAGGCGAAGGCGAATCGATTCAATTCGGTACGCCGCTGGTCAGTGGGGCTTCCGTCAAGGCTACCGTCGTGTCTCACGGTCGTCACGCCAAAGTGACCATCTTCAAGATGCGTCGCCGGAAGCACTACCAGAAGCATGGCGGCCATCGCCAGAACTACACCGAACTGCGCATCGACGCGATCAACGCGTAA